One Carettochelys insculpta isolate YL-2023 chromosome 1, ASM3395843v1, whole genome shotgun sequence genomic window, TCACAAGTACAGTCCCAAGGATTGTCTTCAAGTTCAATTTGTATCAGCAAATCCAGTTCATCTAAAACAGTGCTCACAGGCAAGTGGGTAAATTGGTTTGTTTTGAGGTTTAGCCTAGCTAGCGGCACACCTAAGAAAACATggggtggtaaagtttgcagaagGTTGTTGTTTAAATATAGCACCTTAAGTTTTGGCATTGTGTTAAATGTCCCTGGCAAAACTTCCTTGATGGCATTGTATTCAAGATACAAATACTCAAGGTGTTGAAGACCAAGGAAGATACTTTGACTTAACTTTGTAAGATGGTTGCCATTTAGGTAGAGCTTCTGTAATTTTGTTAGATTCATAAATGATCCTTCTTCAAGGGTTTCAATACGATTGTTCCCCAAGTGAAGCATTTCCAGGCTAGCATAGTCTACCAGATCTGACTTCAGCAATGTTTGAATAATGTTTCCAGCTAAAATTAGCTTTTTAGGATTTGGAGGTGGTGGACCTAAATCAGACAAGCTTTCAATATTTCGCTCCTGGCAGTGAATTAGAACTCCTGATAAGGTATGGCTGGTGCAGTGACAGGGTACAGGACAGTAAGTTCCTGGAAGGTGAGTAGCTGGCTTTGTGTCATGAATCACTAAACGTGGTTGCTTGGTAGGAACTTTCAGGACAGGGATGACCTTGGCTGGTAGGTGACTATCACTTATAGAGGTGGTTACTACCATCGGCAAGGACCCTGAAGGATCTTCAAGTTCATTTATAGGGTGAGTGGGGCAGAGTAattcttttttcagtcttctcagGATGTTTCCTTTCATAACAGGAGGGCTATTGCACACAACATCACCTATTATGGCCTGGGGTGGCATGTTCTCTAGCCATATCTTCAGTTGCAGTAAGTCACAATTACAGGCCCATTTATTGTCTTCCAGCTGAAGGTCCAGTATTCGACCAATATGCTCTAAAAAGCCAACATAGGGCAGTGTCTGCAACTGGTTTCCACGAAGATCTAAGTGGGTCAATGGCACAAAGCGAAATACATTAGTAGGGAGGAACTCAATGGCATTGTCATTTAAAATAAGCACTTTAAGTCTGTTGAGTTTGCTAAAGGCACTTGCTTCAATCACGGTGATGAAATTGTTATCTGCTTGAAGAAACTCCAGATTTTCCAGGCCCTGAAAAGTATCCTCTTTAAGTATTTCTAAAGAATTGTGATTTATATGAAGTTGCTTAAGAAGACTGAGACCATTAAAAGCTCCAGGCTCAATATCTGCAATATTATTAAATCCAACATGTAGTGAGATAACATTGACGAGGCCAGCAAAATCATTCATATGTAACATAGTCAAGCCATTGTTCAGCAGGTTAAGATGGAAAGGCTGTGATGGTGGGATATTTATTTGTGATAACATTTTAATACCTCTTTCCTCACAGTTTATAATCAAGATATCATCCTTTTCTTCACAAGAACACAGATTTTCACAAGATCCTCTCACTGAAGACAAAGAAGTTTGGGACTGTAATAAATCCGAGGCAACCACAACTGAACATAACATAAAAATCCAGAACTTCATTGTTGCCACTAGCTCctataaaatagaaaataaattgaGTTTATCatttcagttttgaaaacaaaaacaaagacaaacaaacaaacaaaaagttgaaATTTCCCCAAATTTACacaggtctctctctctttctctttaaaTCTAGTGTTCTCTGAAACAATTTAATGATCCTATAATCATTGTATGATTAATTCTGCCTAGTAAATGTGCCATGAGG contains:
- the SLITRK6 gene encoding SLIT and NTRK-like protein 6; protein product: MSGSVVSVQELVATMKFWIFMLCSVVVASDLLQSQTSLSSVRGSCENLCSCEEKDDILIINCEERGIKMLSQINIPPSQPFHLNLLNNGLTMLHMNDFAGLVNVISLHVGFNNIADIEPGAFNGLSLLKQLHINHNSLEILKEDTFQGLENLEFLQADNNFITVIEASAFSKLNRLKVLILNDNAIEFLPTNVFRFVPLTHLDLRGNQLQTLPYVGFLEHIGRILDLQLEDNKWACNCDLLQLKIWLENMPPQAIIGDVVCNSPPVMKGNILRRLKKELLCPTHPINELEDPSGSLPMVVTTSISDSHLPAKVIPVLKVPTKQPRLVIHDTKPATHLPGTYCPVPCHCTSHTLSGVLIHCQERNIESLSDLGPPPPNPKKLILAGNIIQTLLKSDLVDYASLEMLHLGNNRIETLEEGSFMNLTKLQKLYLNGNHLTKLSQSIFLGLQHLEYLYLEYNAIKEVLPGTFNTMPKLKVLYLNNNLLQTLPPHVFLGVPLARLNLKTNQFTHLPVSTVLDELDLLIQIELEDNPWDCTCDSVGLQQWIQKLSKNTMMGDIFCKSPGHLAKKELKSLNSEVLCPGLINSPALSTQASFIIVTTSSTTANTADTILRSLTDAVPLSVLILGLLIVFITIVFCAAGIVVLVLHRRRRHKKKQADEHMRDSSPVHLQYSMYGHKTTHHTTEHPASTLYEQHMVSPMVQVYRNSSFNPKHIEQEEEGNEKEANDSNHLHRSLLERENNSPLTGSNVKYKCTDQSAEFLTFQDASSLYRNILEKERELQQLGITEYLRKNIVQFQPDMEVRYPGTHEELKLMETLMYSRPRKVLLEQTKNEYFELKANLQAEPDYLEVLEQQT